The Streptomyces sp. Mut1 genome window below encodes:
- a CDS encoding phosphoribosyltransferase family protein produces MLFADRADAGRRLAEALGPLAQSDPVVLGLPRGGVPVAFHVARELGAPLDVIVVRKLGVPRHPELGFGAIGEDGVRIISEDIVRRAGVGEADIAAVQQAEEAELSRRAREFRGDRPRVPLAGRTVILVDDGIATGATALAACAVARAQGAAHVVLAVPVAPPSAATRLRGEADELVCLSAPAGFSAVGEWYRDFGQTPDEEVVSLLERAARRSGPLASSDVLVEAGGVALPGSLTRAGDTGALVVFAHGSGSSRHSPRNRSVAAALNRAGLGTLLFDLLTPDEEAEGSHVFDISTLAGRLVDATAWLRLHAPGPLGVFGASTGAAAALQAAAMVGAEPGTGIGAVVSRGGRPDLAGARLGEVRSPTLLLVGSRDTEVLELNRRAQAELHCESRLDIVPGATHLFEEPGTLDEVAQRARAWFIDHLAPGTG; encoded by the coding sequence GTGCTGTTCGCCGACCGCGCCGACGCCGGCCGACGGCTCGCCGAGGCGCTCGGACCGCTCGCGCAGAGCGACCCCGTCGTGCTGGGCCTTCCCCGCGGCGGTGTGCCCGTGGCCTTCCATGTCGCGCGGGAGCTCGGCGCTCCGCTCGATGTGATCGTGGTCCGCAAGCTGGGCGTCCCCCGCCATCCGGAGCTGGGCTTCGGGGCCATCGGGGAGGACGGGGTGCGGATCATCAGCGAGGACATCGTGCGCCGGGCCGGGGTCGGTGAGGCCGACATCGCCGCCGTCCAGCAGGCCGAGGAGGCCGAACTGTCCCGCCGGGCAAGGGAGTTCCGAGGCGACCGGCCGCGCGTGCCGCTCGCGGGGCGCACGGTGATCCTCGTGGACGACGGCATCGCGACCGGTGCGACGGCCCTCGCCGCCTGTGCCGTGGCCCGTGCCCAGGGCGCGGCCCATGTGGTGCTGGCCGTGCCGGTCGCGCCTCCTTCCGCCGCCACCCGGCTGCGCGGGGAGGCGGACGAGCTGGTGTGTCTGTCGGCGCCGGCCGGGTTCTCCGCGGTGGGCGAGTGGTACCGGGACTTCGGCCAGACGCCGGACGAGGAGGTCGTGTCGCTGCTGGAGCGGGCGGCGCGGCGGTCCGGGCCCCTGGCGTCCAGCGACGTGCTGGTGGAGGCCGGCGGGGTGGCCCTGCCCGGCAGTCTCACCCGGGCCGGTGACACCGGGGCCCTCGTGGTGTTCGCGCACGGCTCCGGCAGCAGCAGGCACAGCCCGCGCAACCGGTCCGTGGCGGCGGCACTGAACCGGGCCGGCCTCGGCACCCTGCTGTTCGACCTGCTCACGCCCGACGAGGAGGCCGAGGGCTCCCACGTCTTCGACATCTCGACGCTCGCCGGACGGCTCGTGGACGCCACCGCCTGGCTGCGGCTCCACGCACCCGGCCCCCTCGGCGTGTTCGGGGCGAGCACAGGGGCCGCCGCGGCCCTCCAGGCGGCGGCGATGGTCGGGGCGGAGCCCGGCACGGGGATCGGCGCGGTCGTCTCGCGCGGCGGCCGGCCCGACCTCGCGGGTGCCCGTCTCGGCGAGGTCCGCTCCCCGACCCTGCTCCTCGTGGGGAGCAGGGACACCGAGGTACTCGAACTGAACCGCAGGGCCCAGGCGGAGCTGCACTGCGAGAGCCGGCTCGACATCGTTCCCGGCGCCACTCACCTCTTCGAGGAACCGGGCACCCTGGACGAGGTCGCGCAGCGGGCCCGCGCGTGGTTCATCGACCACTTGGCGCCGGGTACCGGCTGA